One stretch of Fictibacillus sp. b24 DNA includes these proteins:
- a CDS encoding maltose acetyltransferase domain-containing protein, translated as MKTEKEKMLDGEMYRPDDQQLMDERTRARRLTREYNMTTEEELDKRSELIKELFGSTGKNIGIEPNFRCDYGYNIHAGENFFANFDCTILDVCEVRFGDNCMLAPGVHIYTATHPLDPVERNSGAEFGKPVEIGNNVWLGGGAIINPGVKIGDNVVVASGAVVTKNVPSNAVVGGNPAKIIKTLEIK; from the coding sequence GTGAAAACTGAAAAAGAAAAGATGTTAGATGGCGAGATGTACCGGCCAGACGATCAGCAGCTTATGGATGAGCGTACTCGTGCAAGGAGACTTACTAGAGAATACAATATGACCACAGAAGAAGAATTGGATAAGCGAAGTGAACTAATAAAAGAGCTTTTCGGTTCAACAGGTAAGAATATAGGAATCGAACCAAACTTCAGATGCGATTATGGCTATAACATACATGCTGGTGAAAACTTCTTTGCTAACTTTGACTGCACCATTCTAGATGTTTGCGAAGTAAGGTTTGGGGATAATTGTATGCTCGCACCAGGCGTTCATATTTATACGGCTACTCATCCATTAGATCCAGTTGAACGAAATTCAGGCGCTGAATTCGGCAAGCCTGTGGAAATAGGCAATAATGTTTGGCTTGGTGGAGGTGCGATTATCAATCCAGGAGTGAAGATTGGGGATAACGTAGTCGTTGCATCTGGAGCGGTTGTAACTAAAAATGTTCCTTCCAATGCAGTAGTTGGGGGAAACCCTGCGAAAATTATTAAAACACTCGAAATTAAATAA
- the rlmD gene encoding 23S rRNA (uracil(1939)-C(5))-methyltransferase RlmD produces MKNTKKESPIMKVGQTVPISIKRMGINGEGIGFYNRQVVFVPGGIPGEEISVIITKVFPNRAEGKIKKVFKKSKNRVTPPCPIYETCGGCQIQHMTYSTQLKEKRDIVVQAFERYTKISKDKLNVSKTIGMDEPWSYRNKSQFQVAKIDDTVIAGLYSSNSHKLINIDHCLVQHEDTNIVTNKVKQIIRDLNLSVYDERKRTGSIRTIVVRTAFRTDEIQLVIVTATNELPKKDLFVSEIKKRLPQVTSFVQNVNEEKTSLIFGELTEGIYGKETITEHLGDMSFELSARAFFQLNPEQTVKLYNEVKKQAKLTGEERVVDAYCGSGTIGMWLANEAKEIRGMDIIKESILNAKENAEKHHITNAHYEAGKAEKLLPKWLKEGWQPDVVVVDPPRTGCDLAFLETVVKIKPKRMVYVSCNPSTLAKDVHMLISNGFEVEQITPVDMFPQTAQVEAVCTLVRK; encoded by the coding sequence ATGAAAAATACGAAGAAAGAAAGTCCCATAATGAAAGTTGGTCAGACAGTACCCATTTCCATTAAACGTATGGGTATTAATGGTGAGGGAATTGGATTCTATAATAGGCAGGTTGTCTTTGTGCCAGGTGGGATTCCGGGTGAAGAGATTTCTGTTATCATTACAAAAGTTTTTCCTAATCGAGCAGAAGGAAAAATTAAAAAAGTATTTAAAAAATCCAAGAACAGAGTAACACCACCATGTCCGATCTATGAAACGTGCGGTGGATGTCAGATTCAGCATATGACCTACTCAACACAGCTTAAAGAAAAACGAGATATTGTTGTACAAGCTTTCGAAAGATACACGAAGATTTCGAAAGATAAGCTGAATGTGAGTAAAACGATTGGAATGGACGAGCCTTGGTCCTATCGAAATAAGTCTCAATTCCAAGTAGCTAAAATCGATGATACCGTTATTGCCGGACTGTACAGCAGCAATTCACACAAGTTGATTAACATAGATCATTGTCTTGTACAGCATGAAGATACGAATATCGTGACAAATAAAGTGAAACAAATTATTCGTGATCTAAACCTATCTGTATATGACGAAAGAAAACGAACAGGAAGCATTCGTACGATAGTTGTGAGAACCGCTTTTCGTACTGATGAGATTCAGCTGGTCATCGTAACGGCAACAAATGAACTTCCGAAAAAAGACCTTTTTGTTTCTGAGATTAAGAAAAGACTTCCTCAGGTTACATCCTTTGTTCAGAATGTTAATGAAGAAAAAACATCGCTCATCTTTGGAGAACTGACAGAAGGGATCTATGGAAAGGAAACAATTACAGAACACTTAGGTGACATGAGTTTTGAACTTTCTGCACGTGCCTTTTTTCAATTAAATCCAGAGCAAACCGTCAAGCTGTATAACGAAGTGAAAAAACAAGCGAAACTTACGGGAGAAGAAAGAGTCGTTGATGCCTATTGCGGTTCAGGAACAATCGGTATGTGGCTTGCAAACGAAGCAAAAGAGATTAGAGGGATGGACATTATAAAAGAATCCATCTTGAATGCAAAAGAAAATGCAGAGAAGCATCATATAACAAATGCACATTATGAGGCCGGAAAAGCTGAGAAATTGCTGCCAAAATGGTTAAAAGAGGGTTGGCAGCCTGATGTTGTAGTGGTAGATCCTCCAAGAACCGGGTGTGATCTTGCATTCTTAGAAACGGTTGTAAAAATTAAACCGAAAAGAATGGTTTACGTTTCATGTAATCCATCAACATTAGCAAAAGATGTCCACATGTTGATAAGTAACGGATTTGAAGTTGAACAAATCACACCTGTGGATATGTTTCCGCAAACTGCTCAAGTAGAGGCAGTTTGTACATTAGTACGTAAATAA